The Molothrus ater isolate BHLD 08-10-18 breed brown headed cowbird chromosome 33, BPBGC_Mater_1.1, whole genome shotgun sequence sequence ggttgtGACCGCTGGACCAAGAACACAATGGCTCTCGTTTACTGCTGAGAGCATGGActacctgttacatctattcCTTATTGTATCTGTTTCCCCCCTCCCCGGCAATTTCCAATAGAGTTatcataataaaaacctctgagttagCCAGAGACTTCGAGATCTCCCCAACATAACAGGCGGATCCTCGACTGGACTGGACCAAAGGACTTCGTCTCTACGTTTGGTAGCTCTatccccctctttctctctctctctcttttgtctctctcttcctctatctttttctctcccttaatccctctctcgcattttgctgtggtcattcaataaaggtgcatttgtttcGATTATCATTGCAAACCCCCTTGTACCGTGTCGGTTCtttttgcaccctgagatcaAATCCACGAACCATCACGAAACCCGTCCGTGAGGACGGATCGTGACACCCCCCGAGGACCcctcccaaaattcccccccaaagcccccacaGCACCCCGAGACCCCGCTAAAACCCCCTCAAGTTCCCCCCAGATCCTCCCCAAATGCCCCCTAAACGTCCTcaagacccctccccaaattccccctaCGACTCCTCCAGGACCCCTCACCTGTTCCTGcgcctcctcagcagctcccggAGCCCCCCGTCCTCTCCCAGCGCCTCCCCCGCTCTCTCCAGCGCCTCCCGCAGGACCCGCCCGAGCCCGGGGCGGCTCCCGGGGGTCCCTGAGGGGGtccggggggcggcgggggggagGGGGCGCCCGCTCCATGCCCGGCCCCGGGGTCAGGGGGCGCCGCTTCGGCTCGGCTCTGATTGGCTAGAGCAGCGCGGGGAGGGCGGGAGTTGCTGAGAGGAGACGCCCGATGATTGGTTGGTTTCGTAGAGGGCGTGGTGATTGACAGAAGAGGGTGGGGGAGGCGGGCTTTGGCGAGGGGAGATTGAGGGGAGATTTGGCACGGTGATTGGTTGGTTGAGCTCGAAAGAGGCGGGAGTAGCTGCAGGGAGACCTGCGGTGATTGGTTGGTTCGGCATGTGAGAGGCGGGTGTGTCTGAGGGGAGGCGTGCAGTGATTGGTTGGATCGGCGCACGGGGAGGCCGGAGTTCCTGAGAGGAGACTCACGGTGATTGGTTGGTTTGGGGCGGGGTTCGCCGTGATTCGTTAATTTGGGAGATGAAGCGCGGTGATTGGATGGTTGGGGGCGGGGCGCGCCGCTATTGGCTGGGAAATGTCCGGGATTTTTAAGGGAACATTTCCAGTTTTTTGGAGAAAAACTCTcagatttttatggaaaaattcccatatttttgcAGGAGAAACATTCCCGGATTTTTTGACCCCACATGACCccagaaacccaaaaaaacccaaagcactggaaataaaccccaaataacccccaaaaaacccaaacaatacCGTAAATCCCCTAAATAAGCCCGAACAAATCCAAATTatcccaaaaaaacaaaaaaaccacccaaataAACCCATAAAACCCCAAATGATTTCAATTACACCTAAAACAATGCCATATACACCAAGATAAACCCAACGAACCTCAAATAATTCCAAATAAGcccaaataaacccaaataaGCCCAAACAAACCGAAATACTTCAAAATAACcctaaataaacagaaattaccCAAGTAAACCCCAAGATAAACCCCAAATAGTCCATAAATAaccccaaataaaccccaagtaACCCAAGTTCCTCCTGTCCCCACTCTAAAACAGATCCTGACCAATCAGAACGCGCGGCACTGATGACGATCCACTCGCTGGGCAGAAACTCAGAGCACTGGCCCTGCTCAGCGATTTTAAACCAATCAGCGCCCGGCCCGACTCTGACTCATCAGGTGCCAGGCACAGACCAAGGCCTCTCACTGCGGTAAACACTCACAGACCGCGCGGGGTAATTTCCAGCCAATCAGAGCGTGTCTCGCTGATGACTCATCAGTTGCCAGCAGCAcaatttggggaggggggtaAGGTGaccctggggatgggctggggatCCCAAATTAATGCAAAACAGGGTCGGGACCCCAAAACGGAGCAGGAGGGGCCTGGagcccccaaaaccaaacacgggggaggggactgggggaaCGATTGGaaacgggggggggggggggggggagggtggAGAAAAGACAGGGGTGGGACCCCAGAATTGAGCTGGGAGGAGGATGGGACCCCCAAGTCGAGGTGGGAGGGGTATGGGACCCCTAAAGTAAGCTGGGAGGGGTATGGGATCCCaaaacagagctgggagggggatGGGACACCCCAAATTGAGCTGGGAGGGGGGTGGGACCTCCAAAAGGGATGAAGGCAATTTTGTTCCTGGAATATGTAAATGAGTTTATTGATATGCATGagggtctatgaatatgcaacaggctgatgtCATGGGAGACCAGGACCATCGAGCAAAGATTGTTATGACCACCAAGATGCCCCAGTTATTTTTGGGGACACCTCTTAATTAATCTGGTTTTAATTCcatcagcctgttgcatattctTAGAGCCTTATGCATATCCATTACCTAATTTACATATTTCAGGAACTATTTTACATGGCCCGTCCTTGGGGGTGTCTCCCCATTTCAGGAGCCtccactgaaatggaaaatgtaaacccgctccctttgaaaaaaaaaattattactattattattattattactattattctTATCAATAGAATAAACAACtataaaaattagaattaattttgaaattaaggggctctcaggcaaagatatgggagtagaaatacagttctttattaggaaaaattgaaaatacaaatgcagtagtagaaacaaaaaaaatgagtGAGAGAGTCACaatcctctgggaatccagtggacAATGAGACTGATCCTTTGGGAATCCCGTGGGAAAAGGGCTGATCCTTTGGGAATCCATTTCTTGTCCCCCAAAAACAGGACAAAAGCAGAGCCATGGAGTTTTTATAGGGTATCCCAAGGGCGGAGTTGGGGTTTGGGTCAGGGGAGGAGCTCCTAGCTACACAAGAAGGGTGAGATCAAATTCCTGCCTCTTATCAACAACAGCACTCCACACAGAACCTGTCCCCAAATCCTAAATTCCCTCTAAAACAACTGAGAAATTATGGAACTTCAGATATATTCAATCAATTTCCTTCATTTAACCTAGTCTGGGgtgtttttaaagaatgaaggtgaagcagaggaaaattaaGGCAAAACCAAAAGGAGAACCAGCCAGGTGTGCTCCCAACATGGATCACAGGGAATGTGAGTGACCAGAGCTGTGCCCAAAGTGCCTCCTCCAGtaggggatggagctggaacAGCGCACGAAGCTCTGCCCGCACTCGGGGCACTCACAGGGCTTCCCTTACCGGTGCCTCCGTTGGTGTTGGGTTAAGttagagctgctggagaagctcttcccacactggggacactcgtagggcctctccccagtgtggatgcgccgATGGGTGATGAGGGTGTAGTTCTGCCTGAATcccttcccacagtcagggcattggaagggcctctcctctctGTGAATCCAATAGTGCTGGAGGAGACAGGAcctggtctgaaacctcttcctgcatttatcacactcgtagggccgttccccagtgtggatgcgctggtgggTGATGAGGGTGGAGTTGTACTTGAATCCCTTCCCACACTCAGGGCAttggaagggcctctcctctgtgtgagTCTGATAGTGCcggaggagatgggagctggtctgaaacctcttcccacacttggaacactcatagggcctctccccagtgtgggtcCTCTGGTGCGTGATCAGGGTGGAGCTCTCTccaaagctcttcccacactccccacacttgTAGGGccgttccccagtgtggatcctctggtgCACAATCAGGTCGTAGTTccacctgaagctcttcccacactccacGCACctgtggggcttctccccatcatgGACCTGCTCATG is a genomic window containing:
- the LOC118700954 gene encoding LOW QUALITY PROTEIN: zinc finger protein 391-like (The sequence of the model RefSeq protein was modified relative to this genomic sequence to represent the inferred CDS: substituted 1 base at 1 genomic stop codon); its protein translation is MWRLMCLPPELQSPSCGALVPSTELQTETRENKSLPQNLVEEAIWNGSTVQESNGEEKPQRSHTRRDCKPSPGSWRPWFGGGAIGGASVRARERRQRPERGEAAAELGGGRSAEQELSMESREDKCPRQNLVAEAVLRGSMAQETNGEEKPQRCRTRRGCKRRWRGCERERASLGREGGQRWSQSSELVLHEQVHDGEKPHRCVECGKSFRWNYDLIVHQRIHTGERPYKCGECGKSFGESSTLITHQRTHTGERPYECSKCGKRFQTSSHLLRHYQTHTEERPFQCPECGKGFKYNSTLITHQRIHTGERPYECDKCRKRFQTRSCLLQHYWIHREERPFQCPDCGKGFRQNYTLITHRRIHTGERPYECPQCGKSFSSSSNLTQHQRRHRXGKPCECPECGQSFVRCSSSIPYWRRHFGHSSGTPGSRPGLGRVLREALERAGEALGEDGGLRELLRRRRNR